The following coding sequences lie in one Halalkalicoccus subterraneus genomic window:
- a CDS encoding phage repressor protein: MADGVLSRLLQGGFREQNARLRIDWMTHTDERILELLAEEPATPSAVATRLEKSEEYVADRCRQLATRELLAREDGVYRLAQRGRRYLDGELDPEKLADDA, translated from the coding sequence GCCGACGGAGTCCTCTCGCGACTGCTGCAGGGCGGGTTCAGGGAACAGAACGCGCGCCTGCGGATCGACTGGATGACCCACACCGACGAACGGATCCTGGAGCTGCTCGCGGAGGAACCGGCGACGCCGAGTGCGGTCGCCACACGCCTCGAGAAGAGCGAGGAGTACGTCGCCGACCGCTGTCGCCAGCTCGCCACCCGCGAGCTGCTCGCGCGCGAGGACGGCGTGTATCGCCTCGCCCAGCGGGGACGGCGCTACCTCGACGGCGAACTCGACCCGGAGAAACTGGCCGACGACGCCTGA